GGATGAATTGACGATTGAGTATTAAAGCAATTTATTGATTAAAGTAAGAACATAAGAAATAAAATGACTGAATCTTCTTTAGAAATATGCTGTTATTCGGCGGAATCGGTGGTGGAAGCGGTAAAAGGCGGAGCTGATAGAGTTGAACTTTGCGATAGCATGCAGGATGGCGGTACGACTCCAAGTAGTGGAACTATAGCCTTAGCCCGTAAGGCAGACAATATCAAACTATATGTAATTATTCGTCCGCGTGGAGGTGACTTTTGTTATAATGATATTGAGTTCGAAGTAATGAAACGTGATGTCCTGGAAGCGAAACGCCTAGGAGCTGACGGTGTCGTGATTGGACTTTTATTGCCAGACGGATCAGTGGATGTTGAACGGACTAAACAGCTGGTAGAATTGGCGTCTCCAATGGATATAACATTCCATCGGGCGTTTGATATGTCAAAAGATCCTTTTGATGCTTTGGAAAAGATATATGGTTGTGGTATTAAAAGAATATTGACATCCGGCACATATAATACTGCTGTCGAGGGTGTTGAGGTTCTTAGACAGATTATTCAGCAAGCAGATAATAGAGTAAATATTATGGCAGGTAGCGGAGTAAATGCTGACAATATGAAACTGCTGTATGAGGCTGGAATTAGGCACTTTCATTCTTCGGCAATGAAATTTGTTAAAACCGAAATGCAATTTCAGCATCCAAATATAAAAATGGGCAAGGAAGGTCAATTATCGGAGTTTGAAAAAGCAATAGTTGATGTTGAAAAAGTAAAAGCAATGCATCAAAAGCTAAATCAGTTAAGTGGCAACTAAAAAGCTTGTTGAGAGCAAGTTGTGCAGTGATAAAAACGTTATACCAAACATGAGGAAATTTTTCAGGAAACTGCTTCTCACAACCATTGTGGCATGTTCCATAACGATGGTTAAGGGACAAGCAGTAAAAACAATTGAACTGAACAAAAATTGGAAGTTCAAACAAGCTGATGCATCTCAGTGGCGTTCTGCTGAAGTGCCGGGAACGGTTCATACGGATTTACTTGCCAATAAAGTAATTGGAGACCCTTTTTATCGTACAAACGAAAAGGAAGTTCAATGGATTGAGCAAAAGGACTGGATCTATGAAACCGATATCAATATTGATGAGGAGTTAAATGCTTACGAAAATATCGATTTGGATTTTGAAGGCCTTGATACTTATGCCGATGTTTTTGTGAATGATTCTTTGGTGTTAAGTTCCAATAACATGTTTATTGGCCATCAGGTGCAAGTAAGGCATTTTCTTAGAGCTGGAGAAAATAAATTGAGGGTTTATTTTCACTCTCCGGTAAATAAAGCGATGCCTATTTATCAAGCTTCAAAAATTAAATATCCTGCAGATAATGAGCAATCACCCATAAAAACTAGCATTTTCACCCGAAAAGCACCTTATCAATACGGATGGGACTGGGGACCACGTTTTGTAACCTCCGGTATTTGGAAATCTGTACGATTGCATGCATGGAACAAGGTTCGGATCGTTGATACACATGTACAACAACTATATTTAAACAACAATCAGGCTTCACTGGAAGCTATTATCGATTTAGAATCTGATCTAGACAAAACGGTTCAGTTAAAGGTTTCGAGTCCTGATAATGAATTTGAAACTGTTTACATGAACCAATACCTCACTCCTGGTCGTCAGAATGTAAAAGTTTCCTTTCAGATACCTAATCCAAAACGGTGGTGGCCCAATGGTTTAGGTGAACAAAAACTGTATAAAGTGATGATGGAGGTGTTTACAGATGAAGCAGGCGACCGTACAGTTCAAAATGTGGGGTTGCGTACCGTTCAAGTTGTAAATGCTTCTGACTCTATTGGAGAAAGCTTTTATGTTAAGGTAAATGGGGTGCCGGTATTTATGAAAGGGGCAAATTATATCCCGTCGGATAGTTTCCTGCCTCGTGTTACTGTCGACAGGCTTCAAAAAACTTTCGCAGATGTAAAGCAGTCAAACATGAACATGTTACGTGTCTGGGGTGGTGGCGTTTATGAAAGTGATGAGTTCTATAACCTTGCGGATGAAAATGGTATTTTGATTTGGCAGGATTTTATGTTTGCCTGTACTATGTATCCTTCTGATTCGGCGTTTTTGGCTAATGTAAAAGCTGAGGCTGAATATAATATTAAACGCTTACGCAAGCATCCGAGTTTGGTCTTATGGTGTGGTAATAATGAGATTGCAGTCGCCTGGAAAAATTGGGGATGGCAAAAATCATATAACTATTCCGAACTAGACAGTAATGAACTTATAAATGGGTATAAAAAGGTTTTTGACGAGATATTGCCGCAAGCTGTTGAACGATTTGATAGTAACCGATTTTACTTTGGTTCATCACCTATAAGTAACTGGGGGAAAGTTGAAGATTTTAAAAGAGGAGACAACCATTTCTGGGGTGTTTGGCATGCCGAAATGCCTTTTGAAGCCTATAATACTCATGTCCCACGCTTTATGAGTGAGTATGGGTTTCAATCGTTCCCTGATGTTGTAACGATCAATCGGTTTGCAAAATCCGAAGATTTCGATATTAATTCGGCCGTGATGAAAGCTCATCAAAAGAGTTATAAAGGCAATGGGTTAATCAAAACTTATATGGACCGATATTATAAATCGCCTAAAGATTTTGAGTCGTTTTTATATGTGGGACAACTTTTGCAGGCCGAGGGAATAAAGCTTGCCATTGAGGCTCATCGTCGAAACATGCCTTATTGCATGGGCTCATTATATTGGCAATTGAACGATTGCTGGCCAGTGGCATCATGGAGTAGTATCGATTATTATGGCCGATGGAAGGCTTTGCAATACTTTGTAAAAGATGCGTTCACTCCTGTATTGGTTGATCCTCAGATGGAGAATAACAAATTGTCTGTTTACGCCATTTCTGATTTAAAAGAAAGCAAACCTGCCGAGTTAAAACTCAAACTGATGGATTTTAAAGGAAATCAGGTCTGGTCAAAATCTGAAATTGTTCAATTGGAAGCTAATAAAAGTAAAGTAGTTTATAGTGAGCCAACTGCTATTCACCTCCAAAAGGTTGATAAAACTTCACATTTATTAGTTGCGGAATTGTTGGTGGAGGGTAAATCAGTTTCGAAGAACATTTTGTACCTAGATACCCTTAAGGCTCTTAACTTGCCACAACCGGTTATTAAATCTGAAATCCAACAGACAGGATCGCAATTTTCAATAAAACTAAGCTCTGATGTATTAGCCAAAAACCTATATCTGTTACTGGCCAACGATCAGCATTCAGCGTTTGATGTTAACTATTTCGATTTATTACCTGGTGAAGTTCGAATCATTACCTTCAAATCGGGATTAACATTAGAACAGGTAAAAAGTAACCTAAAACTGATAACACTGGTAGATAGTTATTCAGTTTCAGGTGCAAAGACTGATATGGTTAAAGACGAGGAGCAGAATGGTTCTTTCTTTGATCGAATGAGAAAAAAGTTAAAGAAGAATTAAGCCTATTCTGTTGGAATTATAATAAAACAAGAAGCAGCAAGTGTTAATCGCTTGCTGCTTCTGTTTTTATAAGCCTTAGTTAGTGAATTTCGTTCCACGGATTTTCTGTGTAATTATTCGTAGTGCAATGATTATATGCGACCCAATTGTGCTTAATAATCCATAGTGATTATGCATAATCTCAAAACGTTCAGCTAATGCTTTTTTTAGGTTTTGCCATGATGCTCCTCCTGCCAAATACCTCGAAATAAATAAATGAGTGTTTTTGATTTGCTGAGCATTTTTCATACAACTGATACACCAGTCGATATCAGCGGCAATTTTATAGTTAAGGTTATACAACGGCGCAATTGACCGTTTAACAATAAAAGATTGATGACAAACCAGCATTCCCATTCTGAAGCTTTTCCATGTTAATACTTCAGGCGGTCTCAGTCGGCGGGGTCCAAGACTTTTATTCTCATTATCAACAACTAAGGCATCTCCATAATAAATATCAGCAAGTGAGTTTTCATAAAAAATGGATTCAACAGTTGACGGATGGTAAAAACAATCCCCTGCATTCATAAAAAGTACAAAGTCGCCAGTGGCCAACTGCAATCCCTTATTCATCGCGTCGTAAATTCCCTTGTCCTTCTCAGATTGCCAAAGTGCAATATTGTTTTGATAATTTTTT
Above is a window of Solitalea lacus DNA encoding:
- a CDS encoding copper homeostasis protein CutC, whose translation is MTESSLEICCYSAESVVEAVKGGADRVELCDSMQDGGTTPSSGTIALARKADNIKLYVIIRPRGGDFCYNDIEFEVMKRDVLEAKRLGADGVVIGLLLPDGSVDVERTKQLVELASPMDITFHRAFDMSKDPFDALEKIYGCGIKRILTSGTYNTAVEGVEVLRQIIQQADNRVNIMAGSGVNADNMKLLYEAGIRHFHSSAMKFVKTEMQFQHPNIKMGKEGQLSEFEKAIVDVEKVKAMHQKLNQLSGN
- a CDS encoding beta-mannosidase; this encodes MRKFFRKLLLTTIVACSITMVKGQAVKTIELNKNWKFKQADASQWRSAEVPGTVHTDLLANKVIGDPFYRTNEKEVQWIEQKDWIYETDINIDEELNAYENIDLDFEGLDTYADVFVNDSLVLSSNNMFIGHQVQVRHFLRAGENKLRVYFHSPVNKAMPIYQASKIKYPADNEQSPIKTSIFTRKAPYQYGWDWGPRFVTSGIWKSVRLHAWNKVRIVDTHVQQLYLNNNQASLEAIIDLESDLDKTVQLKVSSPDNEFETVYMNQYLTPGRQNVKVSFQIPNPKRWWPNGLGEQKLYKVMMEVFTDEAGDRTVQNVGLRTVQVVNASDSIGESFYVKVNGVPVFMKGANYIPSDSFLPRVTVDRLQKTFADVKQSNMNMLRVWGGGVYESDEFYNLADENGILIWQDFMFACTMYPSDSAFLANVKAEAEYNIKRLRKHPSLVLWCGNNEIAVAWKNWGWQKSYNYSELDSNELINGYKKVFDEILPQAVERFDSNRFYFGSSPISNWGKVEDFKRGDNHFWGVWHAEMPFEAYNTHVPRFMSEYGFQSFPDVVTINRFAKSEDFDINSAVMKAHQKSYKGNGLIKTYMDRYYKSPKDFESFLYVGQLLQAEGIKLAIEAHRRNMPYCMGSLYWQLNDCWPVASWSSIDYYGRWKALQYFVKDAFTPVLVDPQMENNKLSVYAISDLKESKPAELKLKLMDFKGNQVWSKSEIVQLEANKSKVVYSEPTAIHLQKVDKTSHLLVAELLVEGKSVSKNILYLDTLKALNLPQPVIKSEIQQTGSQFSIKLSSDVLAKNLYLLLANDQHSAFDVNYFDLLPGEVRIITFKSGLTLEQVKSNLKLITLVDSYSVSGAKTDMVKDEEQNGSFFDRMRKKLKKN
- a CDS encoding glycosyltransferase family 2 protein — its product is MQGGYRLQQIASKKDLQKPVLSIITIVYNGAPFIERTLKSVTEQTYANIEYIVIDGASRDNTLDIIKNYQNNIALWQSEKDKGIYDAMNKGLQLATGDFVLFMNAGDCFYHPSTVESIFYENSLADIYYGDALVVDNENKSLGPRRLRPPEVLTWKSFRMGMLVCHQSFIVKRSIAPLYNLNYKIAADIDWCISCMKNAQQIKNTHLFISRYLAGGASWQNLKKALAERFEIMHNHYGLLSTIGSHIIIALRIITQKIRGTKFTN